The Gemmatimonadota bacterium genome includes a window with the following:
- a CDS encoding helicase-associated domain-containing protein has protein sequence MILQDYLAALPMDDLKSMAVTLGVQPGMISRARLIREITDQVFQPGYIDQCVDDLSEEAREILLAILSAGEAGRVYDTRNPSNDGLIEQLHGLLNRGLVIGRRPAYRTVDFTVPEDLRDMLIRNFTDRLAGFFSTEVGKSEDDESRDLTAVRNVFALVNGLRHNPARLTDRGLPYKRALDAMVERQEAVINGLPDPAEETPEQMRFVMDYAQWRGLTRVEDGRLRADSEFESWLEQPTTEKLANLLSFWHARDRARSPAISALPGILQLCVGFAQVDLDQILRCVLACSSPHVRTDAFSDEERAEILAALRELEWIGLLRQYDGNNGAGGGLVITPAGRHVFGGQDWPDDQAWSTRFVVQPTFEIIAPRDLDLRIREKLERFADLEKVDLTLTYRVTRDTIYRAANTDMSGADVNTFLADHSEKDVPQNVAYSIQSWGDAYGQVYFMETFLLRTASAEIASHIKAHGELAPYIKGEVAPDALIVERKTYRELMDLLQKQGYMPRSGIVGPAEAATGPNAGDAVQRARSGNGNGLRSDPKEPREQSGQPGRSVHSDRSGLTDRSDPPADGAQPAPPESKRKPVLGFGDCLPGFQLHRGSGGADRNAPHIEQAANLQYLSPGQTEELLEMAVKNNHRAVIEYYLGNRSRSFLHRIKPIRIERTRGTPFIEAHRIPEGDVHAFKIANIRAIRIVYEYEEQAGDS, from the coding sequence TTGATCCTCCAGGACTACCTCGCCGCCCTGCCCATGGACGACCTGAAATCCATGGCCGTCACCCTCGGCGTGCAGCCCGGCATGATCTCCCGCGCCCGGCTGATCCGCGAAATCACGGACCAGGTCTTCCAGCCGGGGTACATCGATCAGTGCGTGGACGATCTGAGCGAAGAAGCCCGGGAGATCCTGCTGGCCATACTGTCGGCCGGAGAGGCAGGACGGGTCTACGACACGAGGAATCCCTCCAACGACGGGTTGATCGAACAACTCCACGGACTGCTGAACCGGGGGCTCGTGATCGGCCGGCGGCCGGCGTACCGCACGGTCGACTTCACCGTGCCGGAAGACCTCCGGGACATGCTGATCCGCAATTTCACGGACCGGCTGGCGGGGTTTTTCTCGACGGAAGTGGGGAAATCGGAAGACGACGAAAGCCGGGACCTCACCGCGGTCCGAAACGTCTTCGCCCTGGTGAACGGCCTGCGGCACAACCCTGCTCGGCTCACGGACCGGGGCCTGCCCTACAAACGGGCACTCGACGCCATGGTGGAACGGCAGGAAGCCGTGATAAACGGCTTGCCGGATCCGGCGGAGGAAACCCCCGAACAGATGCGCTTCGTCATGGACTATGCACAGTGGCGAGGACTGACGCGCGTAGAGGACGGACGCCTCCGCGCCGACAGTGAATTCGAGTCGTGGCTTGAGCAGCCCACCACCGAAAAACTGGCGAACCTGTTGTCCTTCTGGCACGCCCGGGACCGGGCGCGTTCTCCCGCGATATCCGCACTGCCGGGCATCCTTCAACTATGCGTGGGTTTCGCGCAGGTGGACCTGGACCAGATCCTGCGCTGCGTGCTGGCCTGTTCATCTCCCCACGTGCGGACGGATGCCTTCAGCGACGAGGAAAGAGCGGAGATCCTCGCCGCGCTGCGCGAGCTCGAATGGATCGGTCTCCTGCGTCAGTACGACGGCAATAACGGTGCCGGCGGCGGCCTGGTGATCACGCCGGCGGGACGGCACGTATTTGGCGGGCAGGACTGGCCGGACGATCAGGCCTGGAGCACGCGGTTCGTCGTCCAGCCCACCTTCGAGATCATCGCGCCCCGGGACCTGGACCTGAGGATCCGGGAAAAACTCGAACGCTTCGCCGACCTCGAAAAGGTCGATCTCACGCTGACTTACCGGGTTACCCGCGATACCATCTACCGGGCCGCCAACACGGACATGTCCGGCGCGGACGTCAACACTTTCCTGGCGGACCATTCCGAGAAGGACGTGCCCCAGAACGTCGCGTACTCGATCCAGTCGTGGGGCGATGCGTACGGCCAGGTGTATTTCATGGAGACCTTCCTCCTCCGGACAGCCAGCGCCGAGATCGCCAGCCACATCAAGGCCCACGGGGAACTCGCGCCTTACATCAAGGGCGAGGTTGCCCCCGACGCACTGATCGTGGAACGCAAGACGTACCGGGAGCTGATGGACCTGCTGCAGAAACAGGGCTACATGCCGAGGTCGGGCATTGTTGGACCAGCGGAGGCCGCTACGGGTCCTAACGCTGGAGATGCGGTGCAGCGTGCCCGATCCGGCAACGGGAACGGCCTGCGTTCAGACCCAAAAGAACCGCGGGAGCAAAGCGGTCAACCCGGCCGAAGCGTTCATTCCGACCGAAGCGGCCTTACCGACCGAAGCGATCCTCCCGCGGACGGCGCGCAGCCTGCACCCCCTGAATCCAAACGTAAGCCGGTCCTCGGATTCGGGGACTGCCTGCCCGGCTTTCAGTTGCACCGGGGATCGGGCGGGGCCGACCGGAACGCCCCGCACATCGAGCAGGCCGCCAACCTGCAGTACCTGTCTCCCGGGCAGACCGAAGAACTCCTGGAAATGGCGGTGAAGAACAATCACCGGGCCGTCATCGAATACTACCTGGGCAACCGAAGCCGCAGCTTCC